Proteins found in one bacterium genomic segment:
- a CDS encoding CDP-alcohol phosphatidyltransferase family protein: protein MTTGATDLQTGRRGNRIWTAANALTASRILLLPFIIASIITQHRITALVIMLISLGTDIFDGYIARHFNQETEFGKILDPVVDKTCLAAILIALLAVHAIPLWVVLIIIARDLFILGGSFVIWRQRKFVFKANNLGRVAGLLFGALVCAFTINWTIVGIVILAAAVPVMMIAFLIYLQRYISAARDDSKDKDVEGKRGEKDINEKPV from the coding sequence ATGACAACCGGGGCAACTGATCTGCAGACCGGACGGCGGGGGAACCGGATATGGACCGCGGCTAACGCCCTCACCGCATCCCGTATTCTGCTCCTGCCGTTTATCATCGCCAGCATAATCACGCAGCACCGGATCACAGCCCTGGTCATCATGCTGATCTCGCTGGGGACGGACATTTTTGACGGGTATATTGCACGGCATTTCAACCAGGAAACAGAATTCGGCAAGATCCTGGATCCGGTCGTTGACAAAACGTGCCTTGCCGCGATCCTGATCGCCCTGCTGGCGGTCCATGCCATACCGCTCTGGGTGGTGTTGATCATTATCGCGCGCGATCTTTTCATCCTCGGAGGCAGTTTTGTCATATGGCGGCAGCGGAAGTTTGTCTTCAAAGCCAATAACCTCGGCCGCGTTGCCGGGTTGTTGTTCGGCGCGCTGGTATGTGCCTTTACCATTAATTGGACGATCGTTGGGATCGTGATCCTCGCCGCCGCGGTGCCGGTGATGATGATCGCGTTCTTAATATACCTGCAACGGTATATCTCGGCCGCCAGGGACGACTCCAAAGATAAAGATGTCGA